From the genome of Pseudomonadota bacterium:
GTACCAGTTGCTGCACTTCGACGGGCGAGTGCCACCGCCTGCGCCCTTTGCGGCCGAGGTTCATGGCGGCGGGGTGATCTCCGTAGGTTCTTTCAGTAAGTTGCTGGCGCCCGCGATGCGCGTGGGGTGGGTTCAGAGCGATCCCTCGACGATCGCGCGCCTGTGCGCCTTGGGCGTGATACGCAGCGGCGGCGCGATCAATCAGGTGGGGTCGCTGCTGGTGGCGGCATCGATTGACAGTGGCGTGTTAGATGCCCACCTTCGGGAGTGCCTGGTGCCGGCGCTGGCGGCGCGGGCGCAGGTGATGGGGGATGCGCTCACGCACGGTCTCGGGAATTCGGCGGTGCGGTGGCGCCAAGCTACCGGTGGCTACTTCTATTGGCTGCACCTGCCCCAGGACTGTAAGACGGATGCTCTGCTGGCGAACTCACGCGAGGCTGGCGTCGGGTTTCATCCAGGGAAGCTGTTCTCCGCGGCCGGCGAACAGGGCAATACCCTACGCCTGTCCTTCGCCCACTACCCGGTGGGCGAGGTGGAAGAGGGCATTAAGCGCCTGGTCGATCAGCTGCATCAACACGGCGTTTAGGTGGCTGGCTGGGCGACCTTGCCGCCCGTCGTCTTGCGCATACTAACGCGCGGCGCTTAGGGCGTTCTCAGCCAGTACCTTATTCAGGCGTTCCAGCAAGTGGTCCGCGTCCTGTTCGCTGAACGCGAGCGGCGGCCGGATCTTCAAGACGTTGTGGTCCGGTCCGTCCCG
Proteins encoded in this window:
- a CDS encoding PLP-dependent aminotransferase family protein yields the protein MGHALSETTHIINFAIGQPSPDLLPVALFERMARECTARLDPAQLNYGDYAGDPAYLESLSRFLSEHYQFPVDPSSLFLTAGASHGIDTACRLLCAPDDVVLVEEPTYFLALEIFASQGLRAVPVAMDEQGVRVDALREALEMHPNAKVLYTIPAHHNPTSVTMSAERRREVLALTRGAGVTVVADEVYQLLHFDGRVPPPAPFAAEVHGGGVISVGSFSKLLAPAMRVGWVQSDPSTIARLCALGVIRSGGAINQVGSLLVAASIDSGVLDAHLRECLVPALAARAQVMGDALTHGLGNSAVRWRQATGGYFYWLHLPQDCKTDALLANSREAGVGFHPGKLFSAAGEQGNTLRLSFAHYPVGEVEEGIKRLVDQLHQHGV